The Nitrospinota bacterium genome contains a region encoding:
- a CDS encoding tetratricopeptide repeat protein gives MDFKKMKTKNEANHFRTYSCMAILLGLLLLMVGAAWAEQEAPLELPKVEGSKSYDLEIDQINRQGIKLYEQSDFKTAIDRFKKALNLAQQLRDPSQGILFYNLALGLHQAGQHEDATKRFYSARRFARGNKMILNSELLKNHECGLNPSVPCDKKVPLPLNIEGSN, from the coding sequence TTGGACTTTAAAAAAATGAAAACAAAAAACGAAGCCAATCATTTTAGAACCTATTCATGTATGGCCATACTTTTAGGCCTTTTGCTGCTGATGGTTGGTGCCGCATGGGCGGAACAGGAAGCACCGCTAGAACTTCCAAAAGTAGAAGGCTCTAAGAGCTATGACCTGGAGATCGATCAAATCAATAGACAGGGCATCAAGCTTTATGAACAAAGCGATTTCAAGACAGCAATTGACCGATTCAAAAAGGCTTTGAATTTGGCACAGCAATTAAGGGATCCGAGCCAGGGAATTTTATTTTACAACCTTGCTCTGGGCCTTCATCAAGCTGGGCAACACGAAGATGCCACCAAACGGTTTTATTCGGCTCGTCGATTTGCCCGAGGCAACAAAATGATTTTGAATTCGGAGTTATTGAAAAATCATGAATGTGGACTCAACCCAAGTGTGCCCTGTGATAAAAAGGTGCCGCTTCCATT